A genome region from Christensenella minuta includes the following:
- the cimA gene encoding citramalate synthase, producing the protein MSKKIYTFDSTLRDGMQGEGIAFSVEDKLKIVRALDALGIDFIEAGNPASNPKDLEFFRRLQSETQRHAKLCAFGSTRRKNILPEEDSNVKSLMEAGTPAVSIFGKCWDLHVLKVINTTPEENLAMIESTLAYMKRNGKYVVFDAEHFFDGYKANPGYAMEALEAAAAGGADVLCLCDTNGGTYPTDIYEITGQVVKGFPDVQVGIHCHNDTGMAVAQTMFAVDAGAAQVQGTFIGYGERCGNANLSTIIPDLELKRGYDVLGEENLKRLTETARRIADISNIWLPSGAPYVGSSAFAHKGGMHIDGVKKIRESFEHVDPQKVGNSRRFLMSEVSGKATLIKKIQKVEPSVTVKDPVVAELVGKLKQLEFEGYQFEAAEQSFELVIRRLLGKHKKYFELEYFKIIGEQPLQEQEYPSSAIIKVQVDGQSRITGAEGDGPVHALDLALRGALKGFYPALETMRLADYKVRVLESSATTAAKVRVLIESTDGKHTWNTVGVSTDIIEASFLALTDSIEYKLTLDESN; encoded by the coding sequence GAAGGCATCGCTTTCTCCGTGGAGGATAAGCTCAAGATTGTCCGGGCGCTCGACGCGCTGGGGATCGATTTCATCGAAGCAGGGAATCCTGCTTCCAATCCAAAAGACCTGGAATTTTTTCGCAGGCTGCAAAGCGAGACGCAAAGGCACGCGAAGCTGTGCGCCTTTGGCAGCACCCGGCGCAAGAACATCCTGCCCGAAGAGGATTCGAACGTCAAAAGCCTGATGGAGGCGGGGACGCCTGCGGTTTCGATCTTTGGAAAATGCTGGGACCTGCACGTCCTTAAGGTAATCAATACAACGCCTGAGGAAAACCTTGCGATGATCGAAAGCACGCTTGCCTATATGAAGCGGAACGGTAAGTATGTGGTGTTCGATGCAGAACACTTTTTCGACGGATACAAAGCGAATCCCGGATATGCGATGGAAGCGCTCGAAGCGGCGGCGGCCGGCGGCGCGGACGTCCTTTGCCTGTGCGATACGAACGGCGGCACCTATCCCACGGATATTTATGAAATAACGGGACAGGTGGTAAAAGGGTTCCCGGACGTGCAGGTGGGCATCCATTGCCATAACGATACGGGAATGGCGGTCGCGCAGACGATGTTTGCGGTGGACGCGGGAGCAGCGCAGGTGCAGGGAACGTTTATCGGATACGGGGAACGGTGCGGGAACGCAAACCTTTCCACGATCATCCCGGACCTGGAGCTGAAGCGCGGCTATGACGTACTGGGGGAGGAAAACCTGAAGCGCCTCACGGAGACTGCGCGGCGGATCGCGGATATTTCCAACATCTGGCTGCCCTCGGGGGCCCCCTACGTGGGGTCGAGCGCGTTTGCGCACAAGGGCGGCATGCACATTGACGGCGTGAAAAAAATACGCGAGAGCTTCGAGCATGTCGATCCACAGAAGGTGGGCAACAGCCGCCGGTTCCTGATGAGCGAGGTTTCGGGCAAGGCGACGCTGATTAAAAAGATACAGAAGGTGGAGCCGTCGGTCACGGTAAAAGACCCCGTGGTGGCCGAGCTTGTTGGCAAGCTCAAACAGCTTGAATTCGAGGGTTATCAATTCGAGGCGGCAGAGCAGAGCTTCGAGCTGGTGATCCGCAGGCTGCTTGGAAAACACAAAAAGTATTTTGAGCTCGAGTATTTCAAAATCATCGGCGAACAGCCTTTGCAGGAGCAGGAGTATCCGTCTTCCGCAATCATCAAGGTGCAGGTGGACGGGCAGTCGCGGATCACCGGCGCGGAGGGCGACGGCCCGGTGCATGCGCTTGACCTTGCGCTCCGTGGCGCGCTCAAGGGTTTTTATCCGGCACTTGAGACCATGCGTCTCGCGGACTATAAGGTGCGTGTGCTTGAAAGCTCGGCCACCACGGCTGCCAAGGTGCGCGTCCTGATCGAATCGACGGACGGAAAACATACATGGAACACCGTAGGGGTGTCGACAGACATCATCGAGGCGAGCTTTCTCGCGCTTACGGATTCGATCGAGTATAAGCTGACTCTGGACGAAAGCAACTAA